One Anolis carolinensis isolate JA03-04 chromosome 5, rAnoCar3.1.pri, whole genome shotgun sequence DNA segment encodes these proteins:
- the LOC103278971 gene encoding polycystin family receptor for egg jelly translates to MHCPVFLFFLLRYSFWYTIAAPIHFLPPPLLVICTDPQHRVYQRHDTEHHLSCIWDWKMELKYSRNRGLDIEIGKPGMQVPPHCSWYRDSNLIENTNHWSGQVVMDMGLDEGGLHPPQAFSHITVQCKSAWCHAPTCAYNNLTIEISRQDVHLFLLSPQTLPIQEWQPVQLGWCARLKNVIWNYRFESPGGSPADHLIPSNQHNESLTPTLYPYAKLHQACASYYNYHVTVRYPHRGVYTASLHIENGPQLRRSLNVYVQPALLHVFSASSTLLSRTYMTVNLSWTLQPLSPRIMAYSLIDVQGLDQWSPRCNYNPFALQSDFCAAPKSWNSGGKVMASIYFRISEKISGQLKGEIRFSNKTVMFRESNANPTYLVLNPQKTKAGTYIFSHALGLYYSTQERKNTSATGGNSSFHYIFYQQQGLSYLLIIEFIQPQWYRFNIHLYLNRRETLFKALGEKDTEVQIFNGHSTDESLAYVLWFIPIQHPQLQCEWVFDLQLFDSGKEHLLWNSTYTYGNHVKNATLLLSHSVSFFKPSLYAGFVAKVNCRKSGLVHAVLKASVNTYSSEMRELNVACQKSYCHNLIATIHKPNSFQSVIQYRRMSAVSLQSTAKAECRTSSVIHILWKIYSLKTALSIPDWSHPLKLPNEITTDSVIFHMPRNVLYYGFYYVNVTMTVFLPAYNINITESDSILLQILESDLVANIIGGSFRTVGVSDHWTLDGSTSSDPDSHNPLEGITFNWYCTKRELDYSTMRLSPDEKCHPTQVDLNWTPSIDPVQIVEPNTLQENTKYYFTLIILKQNRSARTLQTVHVLHGSVPVLNITCFENCEKTIKTTESFVLSARCLNCEKSQSVYFWTLLSANSKEIQFDWASKTTTGRSNPSIHINPLAFRYMTDKYYTLSLKVNSQGKSTAVYTYSFYVNAPPQTGKCNIYPKKGTAFLTKFVIQCTGFEDKDGPLTYKVIAHSDLTKMTNISSLQNNKFGTILYTGYHHKTPPSFLPSGTPSKKYALEICVQVYDAYGVFSQVTLQAIVHDPRRSKPADIILSELYNLTSGINSYLEMKDYFNIGFLIYVASSVLNDIEASPLTYDSKNDLREILLNASSRIPMNEVGKINQIVSIICQITQNVNKISRRLQLLAVRKLKEASEALKGHRDKDLGSKEAEIISNGIFTGLSNVVRASLLNHRNTNINAVKEAIQVTEIVADLVLQGKVPGERKTSIEAKDWSIHLWKNEKWELSKIISQRLHCRNCLYLKLKQEKYTELPADAVISTLHYVFKENPFSWLPNSGDIHTVVTGFKMLAVTANGDIIGINPEVTEFIMDKNDKKSAAFNLTIGPDKKLYKTTGGFNIEIKKGSKHVFIQILCDIDVTFTVSIYLGLNVSHPPIASYIAFPDKDPIPHQMDSATTDCAVKAPYMLCLPQSLLSSLSGNRRRKWNISVVVQSELIVRHQTTKVVRIAVFTADCLVLNGIQNQWEEGTCRLGSHTSWSKIHCICEAKKHNTTITTTTSRQLLIDSDPHIRFLAGKFALYPNPLDINKIILAEFDANPVPLFTVFSIFAGYIFFTTWATIKDKADLKRKNKILVLPDNDPYHKVRYLITIYTGSRLGSGTTADVFVELTGENGVSDIHCIKHPQFPTLFRASVDTFLLTTKYELGDILSLHIWHNNGGSSPNWYLSRVKVYNVQTKKSWLFICRNWLGLGKADGKIERLFPAKHAHSSLNKMDYFFISLAKDLEETHVWLSVFSQVVTGSFTRVQRVSCCLVIMLINLLFNIMFFSAVEEKELTSRRQRYMKSLYIGFVSALFSIPIQLTITWLFKYSQEKPSVSTKGESGLKQILPSLSETSPNDNTSSSPEMLSMKKHHVNFSNINASNNDAKDKDAETNEAEHRTVHAEFLFFFQTPKFPWWWRYVSWVLIFIISVVSSFFIILYGLTYGYTTTMEWFIASMTSFFESVFLLQTLKMCLISAVSTITLKFCESIPWKSTEQYLQMKLVQVNMDEKEMKKLHHELHRLRHSKKYEPLTEDELIVLQKKVKAQHLAFVFIKDIICHLLFSSCILSVAYSTEPTTSFYYNKAIYEKFSPGLSKVNKLEHIYIWMSNVFVPLIHNDYQPTYLSESWSKILGLPRMRQIRAQNTEKTCFPPHSFVNKYEISKSHCRQNYYTHPEDQRNYLGSWLIPATGSASNHISNFQGFTYESDIEQWEYKSYGVLNAYGPGGYSFYFFPREQQPNTTLRLVDLQRNSWLDERTWAVIFELTTFNPDVDLYCSITIIFETSNLGIVNASLSVHSYNLSVFYYQSNAQLFIYGLMAYILVFYLADEFHMLRQQRIGYLQTATNLNNFAIKTICLFFILIIALKFKLARDLLELLVSNPEEFIPFHVVSQVDQLYRMVTGVLAFLLILKPYRYFRFLYKMRLAEKAMSVAFPELVYMTMFTALLLSAYMLFGYLIFGEKEWNYNSLIHSLQTVVSYCFFGQRTTGVTSDRWLGLFFRASFTFVIIFICLNLWRALIIINYMTMKHPVYEQHSDEAEAINFVVLKIRRMWLSITKPGSSISDSDVTNTFIFGKPIAKGDKQRGLKTTRVDGKKMVYLSV, encoded by the coding sequence ATGCATTGCCCTgtgttccttttcttcctcctgagGTACTCTTTCTGGTATACAATAGCTGCGCCCATTCATTTCTTGCCACCTCCACTGTTGGTCATCTGCACAGATCCACAACACCGAGTCTATCAGAGGCATGACACTGAACATCATCTCTCATGTATCTGGGACTGGAAAATGGAGCTGAAGTATTCAAGAAACAGAGGATTAGATATCGAGATTGGGAAGCCAGGCATGCAAGTCCCTCCCCATTGTAGCTGGTACCGGGATTCCAACTTGATAGAGAATACAAATCACTGGTCAGGTCAGGTAGTCATGGATATGGGCCTAGATGAAGGAGGCCTTCATCCACCCCAGGCCTTTAGTCATATCACAGTGCAATGCAAATCAGCCTGGTGCCATGCACCCACTTGTGCTTACAACAACCTGACCATTGAAATTTCTAGGCAAGATGTCCATCTTTTCCTCCTCTCACCACAGACTCTTCCCATCCAGGAATGGCAACCAGTGCAGCTAGGCTGGTGTGCACGCCTAAAAAATGTCATCTGGAACTACCGCTTCGAGAGCCCTGGGGGTAGTCCTGCAGACCATCTCATTCCTAGCAACCAGCACAATGAGTCACTCACACCCACTCTTTATCCCTATGCAAAATTGCACCAAGCATGTGCGTCATATTATAACTACCATGTAACCGTGCGTTATCCACACCGTGGAGTCTACACTGCTTCACTCCATATTGAGAATGGGCCTCAACTCAGACGCAGTCTTAACGTGTATGTACAGCCTGCTCTCCTCCATGTATTTAGTGCTTCCTCCACACTGCTCAGTCGCACTTACATGACTGTCAACCTTTCTTGGACTCTCCAACCCCTTAGCCCCAGAATAATGGCATATTCATTGATAGATGTGCAGGGACTGGACCAGTGGTCTCCTCGCTGCAATTATAACCCTTTTGCTCTACAAAGTGATTTCTGTGCTGCTCCGAAATCATGGAATTCTGGGGGGAAAGTGATGGCCAGCATCTATTTTCGTATTAGTGAGAAAATATCTGGACAGCTCAAGGGGGAAATTAGATTTTCCAATAAGACTGTGATGTTCAGAGAAAGCAATGCAAACCCAACTTACCTCGTGCTCAACCCACAAAAAACTAAAGCAGGCACTTACATTTTCAGTCATGCTTTGGGACTATACTATTCTacccaagaaagaaagaataccAGTGCCACTGGTGGGAATTCTAGCTTTCACTATATTTTTTATCAACAACAGGGCCTCTCTTACCTACTCATCATCGAATTTATACAGCCACAGTGGTACCGGTTCAACATACACTTATACCTGAACCGAAGGGAGACTTTGTTCAAGGCTTTAGGAGAAAAGGATACAGAAGTTCAGATTTTCAATGGACATTCTACTGATGAAAGTTTGGCCTATGTTTTGTGGTTTATTCCTATACAACATCCGCAGCTGCAGTGTGAATGGGTCTTTGATTTGCAGCTTTTTGATTCTGGGAAGGAGCACCTCCTTTGGAATAGCACTTACACATATGGAAATCATGTAAAAAATGCCACTCTTCTTCTTTCTCACTCTGTTTCATTCTTCAAACCTTCCCTGTATGCAGGGTTTGTAGCAAAAGTGAACTGCAGAAAAAGTGGGCTTGTCCATGCTGTTCTCAAAGCCTCGGTCAATACTTACTCTTCAGAAATGAGGGAGTTAAATGTGGCCTGTCAAAAAAGTTACTGTCATAACCTGATAGCTACAATCCATAAACCAAATTCATTTCAGTCAGTCATACAATACAGGAGAATGTCAGCAGTTAGCTTGCAATCAACTGCAAAAGCAGAATGCAGGACAAGTTCAGTTATACATATACTCTGGAAGATCTACAGCCTTAAAACTGCATTGTCTATTCCTGACTGGTCACATCCTCTCAAGCTACCTAATGAAATAACTACAGATAGTGTAATATTTCACATGCCCAGGAATGTTTTGTATTATGGCTTTTATTATGTTAATGTGACCATGACAGTTTTTCTACCTGCATATAATATAAACATCACTGAGTCAGATTCAATATTACTCCAAATTCTAGAAAGTGATTTAGTAGCAAACATAATTGGAGGATCGTTCCGGACGGTTGGTGTTTCTGATCATTGGACTCTGGATGGGTCCACCTCATCTGATCCTGATTCACACAATCCCCTGGAAGGAATCACTTTTAACTGGTACTGCACAAAACGGGAATTGGATTATTCAACAATGAGGCTGAGTCCCGATGAAAAATGCCACCCAACTCAGGTTGATTTAAACTGGACACCTTCCATTGATCCCGTTCAAATAGTGGAGCCCAACACACTTCAGGAAAATACAAAATACTATTTTACCTTAATAATTCTGAAGCAGAATAGATCAGCACGCACACTCCAGACAGTTCATGTGCTTCATGGTTCTGTACCAGTGTTGAACATCACCTGTTTTGAAAATTGTGAGAAAACCATCAAAACAACAGAAAGTTTTGTTCTGTCTGCAAGATGTCTAAATTGTGAAAAATCTCAATCCGTTTACTTTTGGACCCTTCTTTCAGCAAATTCCAAGGAAATACAGTTTGACTGGGCATCTAAAACTACAACTGGAAGGTCAAATCCATCCATACATATAAATCCATTAGCATTCAGATATATGACTGACAAATACTATACTCTTAGTCTCAAAGTAAATTCACAGGGAAAATCCACAGCTGTTTACACATATTCATTCTATGTAAATGCTCCGCCCCAGACTGGAAAGTGCAACATTTATCCAAAGAAAGGCACAGCCTTCCTTACAAAGTTTGTTATTCAGTGTACTGGCTTTGAAGACAAAGATGGACCTCTTACATATAAAGTGATAGCACATTCTGATTTAACAAAAATGACTAACATATCTTCTCTACAGAATAATAAATTTGGAACAATATTGTACACTGGTTATCACCACAAAACTCCTCCATCATTCCTGCCAAGTGGCACGCCATCTAAAAAATATGCATTGGAAATATGTGTCCAAGTATATGATGCCTATGGCGTATTTTCTCAAGTAACTCTTCAGGCAATTGTGCATGATCCAAGAAGAAGTAAGCCAGCTGATATTATTCTGAGCGAACTGTATAATTTAACTAGTGGGATAAATTCTTATCTTGAAATGAAAGATTACTTTAATATCGGTTTTCTTATATATGTAGCATCCTCCGTATTAAATGACATTGAAGCTTCACCCCTTACATATGACTCAAAAAATGATTTACGGGAAATCCTCCTTAATGCATCTTCCAGGATTCCGATGAATGAAGTAGGGAAGATAAACCAAATTGTCTCAATTATTTGTCAAATAACACAGAATGTTAATAAAATTAGCAGGAGATTACAACTACTTGCAGTCAGAAAACTaaaagaagccagtgaagctctAAAAGGACACAGGGACAAAGACCTAGGGTCCAAGGAAGCAGAAATAATTAGCAATGGTATATTTACTGGATTGTCTAATGTAGTGAGAGCATCTCTCTTGAACCATAGGAACACCAATATAAATGCAGTTAAAGAAGCAATTCAGGTGACAGAAATAGTAGCAGACCTAGTCTTACAAGGAAAAGTTCCCGGGGAACGTAAAACTAGCATAGAAGCCAAAGACTGGTCTATTCACTTATGGAAAAATGAAAAGTGGGAACTCTCTAAAATTATATCTCAGAGACTACATTGTAGAAATTGTTTGTATCTTAAACTGAAGCAGGAGAAATACACGGAACTACCAGCAGATGCTGTAATTTCCACTCTTCATTATGTATTTAAGGAGAATCCCTTCTCTTGGTTGCCAAATTCAGGAGATATTCACACAGTAGTGACTGGATTCAAAATGTTAGCAGTCACAGCCAATGGAGACATTATAGGGATCAACCCTGAGGTAACAGAGTTCATTATGGATAAAAACGATAAGAAATCTGCCGCTTTTAATTTGACGATAGGACCTGATAAAAAACTCTACAAAACAACTGGCGGCTTCAATATTGAAATAAAGAAAGGTTCCAAACATGTTTTCATCCAGATCCTATGTGACATTGATGTGACATTCACTGTATCTATCTACCTGGGACTCAATGTCAGCCACCCTCCAATAGCATCTTACATTGCCTTCCCGGATAAAGATCCAATACCACATCAAATGGATTCTGCCACCACTGACTGTGCAGTTAAGGCACCATATATGCTTTGTCTTCCTCAGTCACTGCTTAGCAGTTTATCTGGCAATAGAAGAAGGAAGTGGAACATCTCAGTTGTAGTACAATCAGAACTAATTGTGAGACATCAAACCACCAAAGTTGTTCGCATTGCTGTTTTTACAGCAGACTGTCTAGTTTTGAATGGCATTCAGAACCAGTGGGAAGAAGGAACATGTCGTCTTGGCTCTCACACCAGTTGGTCCAAGATCCATTGTATCTGTGAAGCAAAAAAGCATAATACAACGATTACTACAACAACCAGTCGTCAATTATTGATTGACTCTGATCCTCACATCAGATTTTTGGCTGGCAAATTTGCATTATACCCCAATCCTTTGGATATTAACAAGATCATATTAGCAGAATTTGACGCAAACCCAGTTCCATTGTTTACGGTATTTTCCATTTTTGCAGGCTACATCTTTTTTACCACCTGGGCTACCATCAAAGATAAAGCTGAtctgaaaaggaaaaacaaaatactGGTCTTGCCAGACAATGACCCCTACCACAAAGTGCGCTATTTAATCACCATATATACAGGAAGTCGGTTAGGATCAGGAACTACAGCAGATGTTTTTGTTGAACTGACAGGTGAGAATGGCGTTAGCGATATACATTGCATAAAGCACCCCCAGTTTCCAACTCTTTTTCGTGCATCTGTTGACACCTTTCTTCTAACTACTAAATATGAATTAGGGGATATTTTGTCCCTTCATATCTGGCACAATAATGGCGGTTCATCCCCTAACTGGTATTTAAGCCGAGTCAAAGTGTACAATGTGCAAACTAAAAAATCTTGGCTGTTTATATGTAGAAACTGGTTAGGTCTTGGCAAGGCTGATGGTAAAATAGAAAGATTGTTTCCTGCTAAACATGCACACTCAAGCTTAAATAAAATGGATTACTTCTTTATATCCCTTGCcaaagatttggaagagacccacgTATGGCTCTCAGTATTTTCTCAGGTTGTTACTGGTAGTTTCACCAGGGTGCAAAGAGTATCCTGTTGCTTGGTAATCATGCTCATTAATCTTTTATTCAATATCATGTTCTTCAGTGCTGTAGAGGAAAAAGAACTTACTTCTAGAAGACAGCGGTATATGAAATCTCTCTATATCGGATTTGTGAGTGCTTTATTTTCCATCCCTATACAATTGACTATAACATGGTTGTTTAAGTACTCACAAGAGAAACCTTCTGTAAGTACCAAGGGTGAGAGTGGCCTAAAACAAATTCTCCCCTCTTTGTCTGAAACCTCCCCGAATGATAACACTTCATCAAGTCCTGAAATGTTAAGCATGAAAAAGCATCATGTAAACTTTTCAAATATCAATGCTAGTAATAATGATGCGAAAGATAAGGATGCGGAAACAAATGAGGCAGAACATAGAACAGTGCATGCGGAGTTCTTATTCTTTTTTCAAACACCAAAATTTCCATGGTGGTGGAGATATGTCTCTTGGGTATTGATCTTTATAATATCTGTGGTCTCTTCATTTTTCATTATATTATATGGTTTGACCTATGGCTATACAACTACAATGGAATGGTTTATAGCATCAATGACATCTTTTTTTGAGAGTGTATTTTTGTTGCAAACTCTAAAGATGTGTCTTATCTCAGCCGTGAGTACTATTACTCTTAAATTCTGTGAAAGTATCCCCTGGAAAAGCACAGAACAGTACCTTCAGATGAAGCTGGTCCAAGTTAATATGGACGAGAAAGAGATGAAAAAGCTTCATCATGAGCTTcacagactcagacacagcaagaAATATGAACCATTAACAGAGGATGAATTGATTGTCTTGCAGAAAAAAGTAAAAGCTCAACATCTAGCTTTTGTTTTTATAAAGGATATAAtctgccaccttcttttctcaTCCTGCATTTTATCTGTTGCTTATTCCACAGAACCCACCACTAGCTTTTATTACAATAAAGCTATATATGAAAAATTTTCTCCTGGCCTGTCAAAAGTAAATAAGCTGGAACATATTTACATATGGATGAGCAATGTCTTTGTGCCACTGATACACAATGACTACCAACCAACTTATCTTTCAGAATCTTGGTCCAAAATACTCGGTTTACCCAGAATGAGGCAAATAAGGGCACAGAATACTGAAAAAACATGTTTTCCTCCACACAGCTTTGTAAATAAATATGAGATTAGTAAGAGCCACTGCCGCCAAAATTATTATACCCATCCAGAAGATCAGCGTAACTACCTTGGATCATGGCTCATCCCAGCCACTGGGTCTGCTTCAAATCACATCAGCAATTTTCAAGGATTTACATATGAATCTGACATTGAACAGTGGGAATATAAGTCATATGGTGTTTTAAATGCATATGGACCTGGAGGgtattctttttatttctttccacgaGAACAGCAGCCCAATACAACATTGAGACTGGTTGATTTGCAAAGAAACAGCTGGCTTGATGAGCGGACCTGGGCAGTGATTTTTGAATTAACAACATTTAATCCGGATGTAGATCTATATTGTAGCATCACTATCATATTTGAGACTAGCAATCTGGGTATTGTTAATGCAAGTTTGTCTGTTCATTCTTATAACCTCTCTGTTTTTTACTATCAAAGCAACGCTCAGTTGTTTATATATGGACTTATGGCATATATTCTTGTTTTTTACCTTGCTGATGAATTTCACATGTTGCGTCAACAAAGAATAGGTTATCTCCAAACAGCAACTAACTTAAATAATTTTGCAATAAAAACCATCTGCTTGTTTTTTATATTGATAATTGCACTAAAATTTAAGTTGGCCCGTGATTTGTTAGAGCTTCTTGTAAGTAAC